ATGGGTAAATGGTTCAGCCTGcaaataaaactttacaaaaaagtcatttaaacttatttaaagaaactctttttacatttaacttttttttatttttgacaaattaGGGTTGAGTTACCCATGAGATGAACTGAGTCCTTCCTGctccaaattctaccagataatCTATTGCTAAATTGTAAGCAAGGCACTAAATGGTAACACTTCCACTGTAAGAAGGCGCTAAGTGatccttttgctttctttcagttAAGCTATGACAAATTCTGGAAACATTTACATGTGTctttgtgtatataaaatatataaaacagctTTCCACCTCTCAGTCCTTTTATAACAAATGGAGAGTTTTTGTGCCAAggaaatttctgattttttttctaatggtatTGGCAGGTTTCGCAATTTAAATCATGTTTCTGTGTTTCTCTAAGAACAAACAGAACCTGTGGGATATATAATACTTCCCCTGAGTGCCCAGATAATATGTATAAGAATGTGTTTatccttttctgtaaaaataaattaaaagaaaggttcAAAAACTCTTAAACAGATCAGAAAGAAATAACTAGCTACTCACTAGTCTGTCTCTGTCATTTTGGAGTGAAGACATAGCCTTTTTTAAACTCTGTACTTCAGCCAGGCTGGTGGCAGGCTGAGCTGCAGACCTCTGCTTCCCTTCCTCTGACTTTCGAAATTTCTCCAGCTCATTCCACAGGTGatctctctcattctgtagaCTGGCCATAGCCTTGGAAAAGGACTGCACTTGGTTATAAGAATCTTCTAGTTGTGAGGACAAGTGAAGCAGTTGCTCATCTTTGGATAGGAGCTGTTGGTTAAGTTTCTCAAGGTAAGATAAGCTGTTCTCCTCAGGCAAGTCCATTGAAAAGGTGGTTTCAGAAAGAAGAGCATGTCTTTCTCTGTTTAAGAGTCCCTGTTGTTCTTTCAACTGTGCCAATTCCTTCAGACTGGCATCATATTTCCTTTTCAGTTCATCAAGTTCCTCATTGGCATGATCTCTACTATTTTGCAAGGAACTCATAGACCTTCCAAAAGACTGAATTTGTGCTGTgagatctttattttctttggtgacCATGAGTAACTTCTGTTCCATCTCCACCAGATCTCTTGCTAGTTCTGCTACTCTCTCTTCTgctgtttcagtttcatttctcATTATCCCTGCATCATGATGAAGATGCTTtaattctttcttcagtttaTCTTCAATTTCACCTACCTTCTTGGCAGCTTCCTTTTGAACACAAAccaattcttcttccagttctGTAATTCTCTTTTGAGAGGAGGAAAGCAAAGCACTTAACCTCTGTAGctcttcttcttttacttttaactgGGCATGATAGAGTCCTAAAGTACCTTCTTCTTGCAAGGCTGTTACTTGTCTCGTTAGCTGGGATACAGACACTTTCAAACTCTCAATCTCTTTAGATAAATCTCGTTTCTCCTCTTGCAGGGCATTAGAGGACCTCTGCAGATCCTCATTTGCTTCCTCAGATTCCTTCAGCTTTTCTTCTAatttagcatatttatttttcagctccTTATTTTGCTGAAGTTGAGCTTCAAGAAGTTGCTTTTGTTGGCTGTCCTTTATTGATATCACTTGGTTCAGGTCTTCTCTATATTGGATCAGTTCTGCATCTAGCTTGGCATTCTCAGAATTGAGATCATCCATATGACTTCTCAAGCCTCGTATTTCTTCTTTAAGCTTATTATTCTCAGCAGCAGCCTCTTGGATGAGTTGGTCTTTTTCCAAGATTACAGAGAGATGTCGCTCTTCCAGCTGCTGATAGTCACCCACTATGCGGTCTCGATCATTTTGGAGAGAAGACATGGATTTAACAAAGGAATCCAACTGTGCCTTTTGctgaatgttttcctttttgatgGCATTCAGTGTTTCCATCAGCTGATTGGTTTTTTCAACAGCCTTCTTGTTCTCCTCTTCTAAAACAatattctcctcttcctcctgggacAGCAGGTTTTCCagctctttaatttctttatcatGTTGCTGACGCAGTTCAGCAATAGCTACTTGGATTGCCTCTTCCTTGCCAGAAAGCAGGCTTATCATCTTTTgctctttcatatttatttcttcatgcaGCCTACTGGTCAGTTCTCTGGAGGCCTGAAGATCAGTCTCCAGTTGTTCATAACTGAACTTAGAATTTTGAATATCAGCCTCTTGCTGCCTTATGATCccttccaaattttctttttgttccttacatttttctaaagagtTACTTAAATCAGTCAGCTGGTCTTTGAGAATGTTAAGTTCTGATTCCAACTTAGCTAATTCATTCTGAGAATTGTGGTACAGGTGGCGTGTCTCTTCTAGCTGGGACAAAAGTTCCTTGTTTTCCCCCTGTAGAGTATCACAGACCTTCTGTTGAAGCTGGACCTCTGTCTGGGCCTTGGACTCCCAAATCTGCTTGTCATGTTCAAgcctgaaagagagagaaggtcaTTAGttacagatttcaagaaaaaaactatGTTTCCCAAAGAACAAATACTGTAACATGTACTCAATAGATTTACAAATGAATTAACATTCATAACAGGTGTTAAATGTTTTACTGAAGACGTATTAATTCTCTGTACCTACATATTTATCTACTGAGTGCTATATATTAAAGGTATATCACACCTAAGGGTTCATATATTTAAGTCATAAACTCCAAAATATGTCATTTAGTGACATGGTTTTCGACATCCTGAAAAGTAACATTTTCTCCTACTTTATTCTGCTTTGCTCCAGACAAGCTAATGTCTGGCTTCTCTAAGGGATAATCTTGATATGAAAGGCAGTGAGGAAATCTATTTTAGAACAAAAGGGTCCTATTAGAAGCAAAGAATACAAAGGATGAGAGACATTGTTAGTTCTAGAGCTTAAAAAGTgatataaaattgaaatttgagaaaaaataactcTACAAGGCATATGCAGTATCAATTAATGTGGActacaggaaggagaaaagatgagACTATCTAGGACACCAAGGCAATTAATTTGAGAGTACTCTGGTAAAAATCCAGGCAAGAGTAgttgaaatggaaatgaaaagaaatacagaggccaggtatagtggttcatgccagtaatcctagcacttagggaggccgaggcgggtggatcacctgaggtcaggagttcgagaccagcctggccaacatggtgaaaccctgtctctactaaaaatacaaaaaattagctggacgtggtggtaggctcctgtaatcccagctattcagaaggctgaggcaggagaattgcttgaacccaggaagtagaggttgcagtgagccaaaagcacgccattgcactccagcctgggtgataagagcaagactccatcttaaacaaaacagaaataaagaaatctcTCAATAGAAAGATGGGAAGAGATGTGAACTTTTCATGTTCATGCAGTTGTAGCAGGATTGTTCTTTGCCAAAAAAAGAGTAGATGTGAGAGGGAATATATCTCCCATGGGAATTTATGCCAAAATTAGTCCCATTgtctaaaaggaaacaaatagttTAGAGACTTTCTTTGCTTCCAGTTACGTCTGGAGGAGGAAAAAATTCACTACTCATTTACCTGGAAATGTTAATCTTTAATTCCTCCATATGGATGGACATCTGTCTAAGCTGATCCTTTAGAACACTGCAATTCTCTTCTTTGAgtctaatttcttcttctttggttTGAATCGCATCACTAAACTTCCTCTCCCATTTCTTAGCTTCGTCTATTACCCTGTCGCGATCATCCTGGAGGGAAGACATGCTCTTAGTAAAGGCTGCAAGCTGGGCCACAGTACTGTCCAAGTTTTCCTGAACTTGCTGAATTTCCTTGTCTTTCTTGTTCAAAGTAACCTGAATCTCTCCAATTGTCTCTTCCAAGTGGACTTTTTCTCTGCGCAAAGCATCCAGCTTCTCTTGCATATTCTTCTTCTCTTTCAGGTGCTTCTCTTCTGCCTGTTCCAGTCTTCGCTCAAGATCTTCATCCTTTTGTTTCATTTGGCTTTTAACTGATTCTTTATTTGACTGGAGTTCCTTTTTCAACTTGAGATTGTCTGCTAGGAcccttgctgcttcactttgtgTGTCATCTAGCAGGACTTTGAAGCTAGCTAATTCTGCTTGTGCCTTTTTGCGGTGTTCAACTGCTTGAGCCAGATTTTCTTTGGTTATTTCCAAATCTTTTTGAGACTCAGTTTGAACAAATTCTAGAGCTTTAACAGTTCTCTCCAGAGCACTAATTTTCTCTTGATACCTGATGCAGTCCTTCTGTAGCTGCTTTACttcttgttgtttttcttttaacagttccTGAAGTTCCTTTGCATGGCTTTTATTTCCAGGTTCTTTCTGAGCACCTTGTATTTTCTCCAAATATTCCTTTCGTATTTCTGATTCCACCTTAGTTTTTTCCTTGACTAACTGctgcttttcttcttccaatTCACTCACACACTTTTTAAGGTTCTTCATTTCAGATTCCAAtagctcattttttatttgggCATCTGTAACATCCTGACAATAATTCCCAATGCTTCCATTAAGTTCTGCTAATTGATTCATAAGCCTCTCTTCCAAatcatctttctcttcttctgctgTCTCCTTTAGTTTGGTAACTCTGGAGAGTTCTTCTTGGATTTGCTGATTTAACAGGTTCATTTTGCTTACTTCTTCCTGAAGCAGTTTTAGTTCACCATCCTTTGTTGATATCTGACTCAGTAAggcatttctctcattttctagAGTCTGGCTAAATTCCTTGTttttctgcttctcctcctctAATCCAGCAATTCTTTCTTTGAGCTGATCAATCTGCTGTAGGTAGTTATTAATTTCATCATGTGAGCTGACATCCTCACTTACAGCAGGGTTGGCACTGTTCTCTGAAGGAACCGATTCTGAACATGCAGGCCTTGTGCTCATACTCAGAGAGTCTTGATCTTCAGTCTCACCTGGTATAGACTGTGTGGCCTCTTCCGTGACATTCATTTGGTTATCGTGTTTCTCAGTGGCCTCTAGGTTAGCTTGTTTAGATACATTACTTTCTAACTGATGCTTTAAATCTTGAACCTCTTCACTTAGAGAGTCTTTCTCCAACATTAAAGACTGAAACTTCTTAGAAAGGGTTTCATACTCCATTTTGACCCTTTCAAGTTCTTCTTTCATGCTGGCATTGGAAGAAAGAAGTGTTTCCATACACTCTTTAGCTGTACCTCCTGCAGGGTGCACCTCTGCCCTAAGCCGGTCATTCTCTTCTTCCAGCTCTAGGATTTTCTGCTGTTTAGATTTAGCAaactttctcatcttttctttcatttcctccatttctttctcagcttcctgcaactgcttttctgtctccttcttgTTTGCCTCTGTGCTTCTTAACTTGCCATACAGTTCTTGTTTCTCTTGCCTCACAGCTTCCACCACGTGCTGAATCCTTTCTGCTTCATTACTAACATTCTCATAGGACTGCAGAAGAATTTCATACTCTTTTTGTAGTTCCTTGTGTTTCTCTTGCCACTCACTACTTTCTGCAATCTTAGAAGACTTCAAAGATTCAATTTCCTTCACTAACTTTTCCTTGTCTTCAGTAAGACCCTCTAGAGCTAGTTTTAGACTTTCACAGGAGCCACTGAGACTTTGATTTTCCAATAAAGACCTGTCCATTTCTGTAATGagtttgtctctttcttcttgaaGAAGAGCTAACCTTCCTAagactttatctttttctttattttgagcagAAACATGGCTTTCCACATCTGCCAGAGACTTGGTGAGATGTTCAATGGTATCTCTGGCCAAAGACAATTCCTCTTGgagacttttgttttcttttagtgctTCTTTTCGGGAAATAAGGGCAGCTTGCAGTTTCCTTTGTATTTGTTGCTTTGCTCTACTTTCTTCTTCAATCTCTTCtggtttttgcttcatttcacAAAGTTCCACCTGTAGCTGCTTTATCCTCTCATCATGCTCTTTGGCTTGCATTTCTAGCTGTGTATGTAGAGCCTTAATTAAATCTTCTTGTTCTATTATCTCTGTCTGTATTTTAGTGAGAGCTGCTTCTTTCTCACGAAGTTGTCCAGAAAGGTAGCTAACGTCTTCTTCCTTTTTGCTTATGAGTTTTTGTAGTTCATCTAGCTCAGGTTGCAATTCTCTTAGATGTTCTAGACCAGCAATTTGTAGTTGGCTGCTTTCCAATTTCTGCTGCAGGCTTTCTGCACGAACTTCAGCTTCATGGGATGCTGTCTTTAGACTCTCAATTTCTAAACCCTGTTTATTTATCTGGTCTTGTAACTGAAATACCTCTTCTGATTTTTTAGTAAGTTCACTTGTTGTAGAACTAATTTTCAATTCTAACTCTTCTTTCTcagtctctatttccttcagctGGGCCTtaatctgggcaacagaagtTCCGCCCTGCAGAGCACTCGCATCTTCAGAATGAGAAGGCCAGTCTGGGCACAAGTTGGACTCTAAAACAGGTTGAGTGTGATGCTGTTCTGTGGCTTTGAATAAAGGTTCTTCTAAACCTGGAGTGGGAGAGCACCATTCCTGCTGGTCAGGGCTTGGGAGTTTTCCGTCTATGGATTCCCTTACTTGAATCTGGAGTTGCCTTAGCTGGTCTCCAATATTCTCATTTTCCTTGCTTTGCTCATCAAACTGTTCTTGCAAGCGATTGTAGTCATCTTTCTGTTGCTTTAGCTCCTCCCTaagatgtctttctttttcctgtgccTTTTTAAGAATTGCCTTGCGGGAAGTTAAGGCTTCCTGTAGCTTCTTTTGAAGttgctccttttctttttcaagggCCAGTATCTTTTCTTCTAGTTCTGGTTTCCAGTGTTGACCACTATCTGTACCAGGTGGACTTATCACCACTGTTTCCTTTACAAGTGCTACGGAGTCCCCATCACTTGCATCCGTGTTACTTGTGGTTAACTTCTGGATAATTACTTGgttttcactgatttctgcttgGAGCAAATCTATTTGGTTTGTTTTATCTTGCAAGGTCTGATTCATCTGTTTGACCAGAGCCTGTAATTGTTCTTCAGCTGCCATCTTTTCTTCCAAATCCTTCCTTATATGCTCTAGTTCCACTTCTTTCTCAGATATTGtctgttttaaagaaatttctatttcttGGCACTTAGAAGTCACACATTTTTCTgagtattctttgttttctttatcttcttccaCTTCTCCCCTCTCACTCTCACTGAGTGGGATCTCTTTCTTAGAGTGATCTTTCAAGTTGGCTAATTCCTCTTCCAGTCTACTGACTCTTTGAAGAAGCTCCTTTCTGTTAATAAGAGCTGCCTggagctttctctttctctgctcattttctttcttcagaagGTCAAATTCATGCTGGAGTTCTTCCTTACTTATCAGTCCTGCTGGGCTCATCTCATCATAATTTTGTTTAAGGCCAGAAACAACTTCATTATCTTCTTCTACTTGCTCTTTTTTTGCTTCCTCAGCTCTGGATAATAAATTTAGCTGTTCTTTAAGAGTCTTAATTTCAACCCCAAGAGAAAACTTCTCTTCATTAAGCTGAACCATTTTCTCAGTCATACTAAAGCTGATTTCTGTCACTTGTTGATCCTTCTCCTCGATGGTTTGTTGGAGGGTTTCcacatctctctttttctccagtAAGAGCTGATCCATTTTTGCTATTTCAAGTTCCTTCTGTGAAAGAGCCTGGGACAGTTCTTCAACCTTACTTGAGATATGCCTCACACGTTCTGCCCCCTCAAGCACTTCACTTTCCTTATTTTGCAGCTGGCTTTGCAGGCTTCTTATCAGGGTACTCTGCTCAGAAAACTGAAGCTGCACATCATCCAGTTCATTCTGTAAAACTTCAATTTTCACATCTTTAGATTTGGCTTCTATGCTGAGACTATGGATCTGTTCAGTGAGCAGGTTGTGATGAGCAGTTTGGCTTTCATAGTCAAATCTTCTTTGCCTTTCTGCTTCTGCAAGGTTCATTTCCAGTTGCTTTACCTGAGCCCTCAATTCTGTTACTACACTAAGTTCCTTCACCTGAGCCAGAAGCTGGTCTCTTTCTTCAGACAAAGCAGTGAATGCACTGCTGTTGTTGTCAGCATTTTTCTTAAACTCCTCAATCAACTGGTTTAGGTTGCTAATTTCCTTAGCTTTCTCATCTAAATTTTTCTCATAGATTTCTTGTGCTTTATGAAAGTTTAGCTCAAGCTCcaaaatttgactttttaaccTTTCCAACTCATCCTGATGACACTGACCAATATCTGGTACAGCAGAAAGGGATTTATCACAATCCTGCTTTGTTGATTTCAATTCTACTCCAGCATCATTTAAAGATATTTCCTCAGATGTTCTATTTTGATGTTCAGTGCTCGCCTGTTCTTTCTCAACTGCTGGAAGACTGCTCTCTTCATTTGGCATTAAGGGAAAATTTTGCCCTGTATCTTCAAGAAATACTTCCATTTTAATTGGAGCTATTCCCTCACCCTCcatctgtttcatttctttctggtcAAGGACCTCATGATCCCCTTCCTCAGCCCTTTTCCCCTGGAGCTGTAATTTAAGAAATGCAATTTCCTCTTGAGCTTCTTTCATTTCCAACAATAAAACTGATAATTCTTTATGTTTctgagaaaatgtgttttctagAACATCTTGTCCACTTTCCTCAGTAGAAGAGCTCCTCTTGTTGGCATTATCAACAATGCTGatctatttttagaaaaagaaaaaaaaaagctttaatcaAATGTtttacaacattaaaaaaaaatagcccaatTAAAAACTTGTATTTCATCTTCTACAACTTCAGACTTTTTGGTCAAAACCTTCTTTGTACCATAACACTGCTAAATCCTTTTCAAATCAGTTTGTCTTTCCCAACCGGACCTCCAAGGACACTCTGCCAATCCTGCACTGAAGTCAAGCCCTATTTGTAAGACCTAAGGAAACCTGGAATTCATTTTCTGGAGATTCCTTACAtgagaagctttttttttcttcagaataaaactcctattaaaaaaaaaaaaaaaagtaagcagatCCTTTTGTTAGGAAGCCACATTATTCCTCAAGGGCATGTATGATTCTATCACTGACTTACTGATTAGAAGAACATAGCTAACTAAACACAACACAGCTaacaataatcttttttttttattttttttttttgagacggagtctcgctgtgtcacccaggctggagtgcagtggcgcgatctcggctcactgcaagctccgcctcccgggtttacgccattctcctgcctcagcctccgagtagctgggactacaggcgcccgccaccacgcccggctagttttttgtatttttttagtagagacggggtttcaccatgttagccaggatggtctcgatctcctgacctcgtgatccacccgcctcggcctcccaaagtgctgggattacagggttgagccaccgcgcccggccagctaaCAATAATCTTAAATCAACAGAATGATACTAAGCAACCATACACTTATAGTAATTTTCAGATTATAAAAAGGATCATTCTCTAAAGATccctttttatttaatcttagtAAAACTGTGCCAATCTTATCTCATCTCTTCACTGAGAAACTCTTCTGAGATGAACAAAGAAGTTGAGACAGATGATAACCCAGTATAAAAAAAATGGGTTATCAAATCCCAAATTAGTAGCTACTATATTTGTATTGCTTTAGGACAATGAATTCTAATATTCAGAAACAAGTAACAATAAATGAGATATAATAACCATTATGAATCTCTTTAATAGGTCTTACACTATAGGTAATGTACTTCTCTGACAACACTAGAAAATTATAGACGTGTTTTCATATGAAGCTACCTTCTCTTAATCTAGTTCATGTTCTGATTATATTAAGAACATATCACTTACCTCACTGACTTCTCTATCTGCTTCCCCAATTCTATTCTGAGCCTCCAGAAGAGTAATCTGAGAAGATAGTTTTTCTGaaagtcacaaaataaatatctttagaAGATATATATGGAGTGTATGAACAAACAGGATTGCATGTGAAGCTATCTGAAAtgcatgaaataatttttttacaaaataaaatagtttggGAGAGGAAAAAGCCTCATTAAAATAAAGAAGTGGCAAGAGGATATGATTACATGAGATATAAGATAGAACAGTACTAGGTGATGATAGTGATACTGAATGAAGTATACTAAATAGTGGAAGGTTTGAAAGGAGAAGGATGCCAGGGTGCAGGACATAGAGCAGCAGCTATTTCTGTGGCATAATCCAGAACTTCTAGgacaatatatataatttatctatAATCCTACCAtgtttgtaatatatatttggCATTAATATAGCACTTACAGTGTTCTTCAATGTTCATAAAGATATCAAATTTTAGCACGAAAAGGGAGCTATCCTATCTCCTCAATGATCAtataaggaaacaaagaaatgacatGACCCGAAAGATTATGCAGCTAGTTCAGGGAGCTGGGATTAGAATCCAAGTCTTTGGAGTTTTAACCCAAGTTCTGTTACAATGTGTATATATTGAGCATCGATATCAATATCCTCAAGAAGCTTATATTCTTTCTGAGAAGATAAAACAGATATaccaaaggaaaaatacatatatatatattttttatactgtATCCAAATGTCTTAATGTGACCTACAGGAACCCTTATGCTTTGACCCTACTAATTCTGCAACCTCCTCTTCTTGTATTGCACCCTTTTCGTTCACTCTGCTCCAAAAACACTggcctgttttctcttctgcaaactTACCAAGTTCATTCATACCTGAGGACATCTGTACTGcttttttctctgcctggaatgctctttgcTTAGCCTCTTTGCATGGCTGTCCCCTTTTCATCATTCAGGTTTAAAGTCCTCAGAAAGGCCTACTCTCACTACTCCAATCCTGCGTTCCTCTTCTCCAAGGCATACTTGAAataccctgttttatttttagcctAATACTTCTCATTCTCTGAAACTTTCTTATATGTATAAACAGGTTTGCAGTCTGTCTTCCCCTCCAATATGATCATAGCTATATCCCCAGGAACGacaatagtgcctggcatataggaaAGGCACCATAGATGAGACAAGTGAATTCAAGACACTATATAATATGTTCAGACACTTCACAAGATTACTTGAAAAAGAGGTACAGTGGTAGAAATGTCAGTGCAAAAGGTGAGTTGAAAAGAACATGACATACAAGGTAAAAGTAATCTGTGAGGCCAGACACAAAAACCAATATAGAAAACCTTAAGGTCAGTGATCCCTGCAGGAAAGAGCAAAGGAATGGAACCCATATAATACCTCCAAACCATGTGAAACCACATGGACAGGATACAGATTGTTTGCAAAACTGCAAAATAAGCATCATGGATAAGGTCTCAAAGAAGTGCTCTGAATGGGTTAAATAATGAGCTGAATTCGTGGTGTTCTTTACTTATTAGAAATAGTGGGAATCATCTGATACAAGTGTATAAGCTTCCATTTAGATCTAAGTGGAAAACTGTAAAATGGTTACGTTACAGACACTGGCTCTAGAgtttaataaaagttttacaaCCTTTACTTGCTATTCATTCTCACTCCTAAATGATAAAGTGTAGTACTCAGCTAATCCAAGATGAATTAGATCAACAAAGCATTAACGATACGCTACTAAATCCATAAAGTCTACATGAAGCATATGATAAGTGGAAGGAGACACATCTTCATTCTCACTAACTGTTCACACACAATCCAATAGGATAAAATGCTAAGTTCAGTTCaatccaacaaaactttattcaGTATCCATTATTTGCCAGGTAGTATACTTGTTTTGGGTAAagcaaagatagaaaaaaaaaaaatggcccctGCCCTTGAAGAGCTTATAAACTTTAAGAGCTTATagtaaaaaagacaaacatataaACAGATCATTTTAATACAATGTTAAAAGTATAAAAGGATACTATGGAAGCACACAAAAAATCATTTAACCCAACTTTTGGGGATCAGTACCAAATTcctgaaaaagataatatactaGTCAAGGCCTGAGAGATGAGTAAGAATCATCTAGACTAAAGGAAAGGAGCAGGATTCTAAGTAGGGTACAGCACAAGCATAAACCACTCACTCACAACATAGTTTCTACCTTTAAACCTTTATACTGATCTCTGTTACCTCATCCCACAAATTTACTACCagaatgtcctttctttcttcattttacctattttaaaaatcatcttactAAGGTCCTGTTCAAGCCATACTTCCTATAGGATACAATGACCATTCCAAAATGATTATGAGTTACAAAGAAATCCTGCAGCATGTATAGTCCATAATGCAAAATGTTATGTAAACACTGATACTATGCTCTAATTGTTTAATGtgtattaattttatctttcatagTTACCAGCTCTATTATCTAAATCTTTATTATCATGGAATCAGAGAATTCTACATGTTACacataaataatgataaaagtagaGGTACTTGTGGGATAAGAAGACAGAGAATTATGGTTTTCTTTT
This window of the Theropithecus gelada isolate Dixy chromosome 2, Tgel_1.0, whole genome shotgun sequence genome carries:
- the GOLGB1 gene encoding golgin subfamily B member 1 isoform X5; the protein is MEFNNTTQEDVQERLAYAEQLVVELKDIIRQKDVQLQQKDEALQEEKKAADNKIKKLKLHAKAKLTSLNKHIEEMKAQGGTVLLTEPQSEEQLSKHDKSSTEEEMEVEKIKHKLQEKEEQISTLQAQLTQAQAEQAAQSSTEMKEFVMMKQQLQEKEELISTLQAQLSQTQAEQAAQKLRVLQRKLEEHEESLVGRAQVVDLLQQELTAAEQRNQILSQQLQQIEAEHNTLRNTVETEREESKILLEKMELEVAERKLSFHNLQEEMRHLLEQLEQAGQAQAELESRYSALEQKHKAEMEEKTSHILSLQKTGQELQSACDALKDQNSKLLQDKDEQAVQSAQTIEQLEDQLQQKSKEISQFLNRLPLQQHETASQTCFPDVYNEGTQAVTEENIASLQKRVVELENEKGALLLSSIELEELKAENEKLSSQITLLEAQNRIGEADREVSEISIVDNANKRSSSTEESGQDVLENTFSQKHKELSVLLLEMKEAQEEIAFLKLQLQGKRAEEGDHEVLDQKEMKQMEGEGIAPIKMEVFLEDTGQNFPLMPNEESSLPAVEKEQASTEHQNRTSEEISLNDAGVELKSTKQDCDKSLSAVPDIGQCHQDELERLKSQILELELNFHKAQEIYEKNLDEKAKEISNLNQLIEEFKKNADNNSSAFTALSEERDQLLAQVKELSVVTELRAQVKQLEMNLAEAERQRRFDYESQTAHHNLLTEQIHSLSIEAKSKDVKIEVLQNELDDVQLQFSEQSTLIRSLQSQLQNKESEVLEGAERVRHISSKVEELSQALSQKELEIAKMDQLLLEKKRDVETLQQTIEEKDQQVTEISFSMTEKMVQLNEEKFSLGVEIKTLKEQLNLLSRAEEAKKEQVEEDNEVVSGLKQNYDEMSPAGLISKEELQHEFDLLKKENEQRKRKLQAALINRKELLQRVSRLEEELANLKDHSKKEIPLSESERGEVEEDKENKEYSEKCVTSKCQEIEISLKQTISEKEVELEHIRKDLEEKMAAEEQLQALVKQMNQTLQDKTNQIDLLQAEISENQVIIQKLTTSNTDASDGDSVALVKETVVISPPGTDSGQHWKPELEEKILALEKEKEQLQKKLQEALTSRKAILKKAQEKERHLREELKQQKDDYNRLQEQFDEQSKENENIGDQLRQLQIQVRESIDGKLPSPDQQEWCSPTPGLEEPLFKATEQHHTQPVLESNLCPDWPSHSEDASALQGGTSVAQIKAQLKEIETEKEELELKISSTTSELTKKSEEVFQLQDQINKQGLEIESLKTASHEAEVRAESLQQKLESSQLQIAGLEHLRELQPELDELQKLISKKEEDVSYLSGQLREKEAALTKIQTEIIEQEDLIKALHTQLEMQAKEHDERIKQLQVELCEMKQKPEEIEEESRAKQQIQRKLQAALISRKEALKENKSLQEELSLARDTIEHLTKSLADVESHVSAQNKEKDKVLGRLALLQEERDKLITEMDRSLLENQSLSGSCESLKLALEGLTEDKEKLVKEIESLKSSKIAESSEWQEKHKELQKEYEILLQSYENVSNEAERIQHVVEAVRQEKQELYGKLRSTEANKKETEKQLQEAEKEMEEMKEKMRKFAKSKQQKILELEEENDRLRAEVHPAGGTAKECMETLLSSNASMKEELERVKMEYETLSKKFQSLMLEKDSLSEEVQDLKHQLESNVSKQANLEATEKHDNQMNVTEEATQSIPGETEDQDSLSMSTRPACSESVPSENSANPAVSEDVSSHDEINNYLQQIDQLKERIAGLEEEKQKNKEFSQTLENERNALLSQISTKDGELKLLQEEVSKMNLLNQQIQEELSRVTKLKETAEEEKDDLEERLMNQLAELNGSIGNYCQDVTDAQIKNELLESEMKNLKKCVSELEEEKQQLVKEKTKVESEIRKEYLEKIQGAQKEPGNKSHAKELQELLKEKQQEVKQLQKDCIRYQEKISALERTVKALEFVQTESQKDLEITKENLAQAVEHRKKAQAELASFKVLLDDTQSEAARVLADNLKLKKELQSNKESVKSQMKQKDEDLERRLEQAEEKHLKEKKNMQEKLDALRREKVHLEETIGEIQVTLNKKDKEIQQVQENLDSTVAQLAAFTKSMSSLQDDRDRVIDEAKKWERKFSDAIQTKEEEIRLKEENCSVLKDQLRQMSIHMEELKINISRLEHDKQIWESKAQTEVQLQQKVCDTLQGENKELLSQLEETRHLYHNSQNELAKLESELNILKDQLTDLSNSLEKCKEQKENLEGIIRQQEADIQNSKFSYEQLETDLQASRELTSRLHEEINMKEQKMISLLSGKEEAIQVAIAELRQQHDKEIKELENLLSQEEEENIVLEEENKKAVEKTNQLMETLNAIKKENIQQKAQLDSFVKSMSSLQNDRDRIVGDYQQLEERHLSVILEKDQLIQEAAAENNKLKEEIRGLRSHMDDLNSENAKLDAELIQYREDLNQVISIKDSQQKQLLEAQLQQNKELKNKYAKLEEKLKESEEANEDLQRSSNALQEEKRDLSKEIESLKVSVSQLTRQVTALQEEGTLGLYHAQLKVKEEELQRLSALLSSSQKRITELEEELVCVQKEAAKKVGEIEDKLKKELKHLHHDAGIMRNETETAEERVAELARDLVEMEQKLLMVTKENKDLTAQIQSFGRSMSSLQNSRDHANEELDELKRKYDASLKELAQLKEQQGLLNRERHALLSETTFSMDLPEENSLSYLEKLNQQLLSKDEQLLHLSSQLEDSYNQVQSFSKAMASLQNERDHLWNELEKFRKSEEGKQRSAAQPATSLAEVQSLKKAMSSLQNDRDRLLKELKNLQQQYLQINQEITELRPLKAQLQEYQDKTKTFQIMQEELRQENLSWQHELHQLRMEKSSWEIHERRMKEQYLMAISDKDQQLSHLQNLIRELRSSSSQAQPLKVQYQRQASPETSASPDGSQNLIYETELLRTQLNDSLKEIHQKELRIQQLNSKFSQLLEEKNTLSIQLCDTSQSLRENQQHYGDLLNHCAVLEKQVQELQAGPLNIDVAPGAPQEKNGVHRKSDPEELREPQQSFSETQQQLCNTRQEVNELRKLLEEERDQRVAAENALSLAEEQIRRLEHSEWDSSRTPIIGSCGTQEQALLIDLTSNSCRRTRSGIGWKRVLRSLCHSRTRVPLLAAIYFLMIHVLLILCFTGHL